From a region of the Waddliaceae bacterium genome:
- a CDS encoding transaldolase, which translates to MTLLKDLSSLVIDTADIGIIESLGASDVTTNPSLIYVASCDPSYQDIVSKARRYVKNANPRKGERLSLFYDVLSVFFGVAIADVVSGAIATQVDPRASFDTTATISRARRLVALYEEFGVARERIRIKIAATWEGIEAVRHLEDEGVRCIMTLMFSMPQALAAADAGATAIAPYVGRVSDWNKNIHNVERHSSLNDDPGICLVKKLQHTYRFFGIATNVLAASIRTSRHALELAGVDALTVSPKVYKEIKDIKARKKALNFSSSPQKASTFDEESFKKMLSGNRMAAELLLSGNHRFCADAERLEKHFQ; encoded by the coding sequence ATGACTTTACTTAAGGACCTTTCATCTCTTGTCATCGACACTGCCGACATTGGCATTATAGAATCTTTAGGCGCTTCTGATGTAACGACAAACCCTTCTCTGATATATGTAGCTTCTTGTGATCCTTCATACCAGGATATCGTTTCGAAGGCGCGACGTTATGTCAAAAACGCCAATCCTCGAAAAGGAGAGCGTCTTTCCTTGTTTTATGACGTCCTTTCTGTTTTTTTTGGCGTTGCTATTGCTGATGTGGTTTCTGGCGCTATCGCTACGCAGGTTGATCCTAGGGCGTCTTTCGATACTACAGCGACGATATCACGAGCTCGCCGGCTTGTTGCTCTATATGAAGAGTTTGGCGTCGCCAGAGAGCGCATTCGCATTAAAATTGCCGCTACGTGGGAAGGTATCGAAGCCGTGCGGCATCTTGAGGACGAAGGGGTACGATGTATTATGACGCTGATGTTCAGCATGCCACAGGCTCTTGCTGCTGCCGACGCTGGCGCCACAGCGATAGCTCCATATGTTGGGAGGGTTTCCGACTGGAACAAAAACATCCATAACGTTGAAAGGCATTCTTCACTTAATGACGATCCGGGCATATGCCTTGTGAAGAAGCTGCAGCACACATATCGCTTTTTTGGTATCGCAACGAACGTCCTTGCTGCGAGCATACGCACTTCGCGCCATGCCCTTGAGCTTGCTGGCGTCGATGCCCTCACAGTATCGCCTAAGGTTTATAAAGAGATAAAAGATATAAAGGCGAGAAAAAAAGCTCTTAACTTCTCGTCTTCGCCACAAAAAGCATCAACCTTCGACGAAGAGTCTTTCAAGAAGATGCTGTCAGGGAATAGAATGGCTGCCGAGCTACTTCTCTCTGGGAACCATAGATTCTGCGCCGACGCCGAGCGTCTCGAAAAACACTTTCAATAA
- the rpoC gene encoding DNA-directed RNA polymerase subunit beta', translating to MFEEKQNTESDFDRLMIKVASDDVIRNKWSRGEIKKPETINYRTFKPEKGGLFCEKIFGPTKDWECACGKYKKIKHKGIVCDRCGVEITLSKVRRDRMAHIDLAVPVVHIWFFKTTPSRIGNVLGMSGADLERVIYYEEWIVTDPGQTILDRKQLLNDAEYAEAKEKWGRDAFVAKMGAEAIYDLLGNEDMETLLSTLKEKLHKTKSVQARMKLAKRLKIVEGLVSSKNQPEWMVMSCVPVIPPDLRPLVPLDGGRFATSDLNDLYRRVINRNNRLKAILRLKTPEVIVRNEKRMLQEAVDALIDNGRHGHPVMGAGNRPLKSLSEMLKGKQGRFRQNLLGKRVDYSGRSVIMVGPELKFNQCGLPKLMALELFEPFIVKKLKDRHHVFTIRSAKKMIQRQTEEVWDVLEEVIQGHPVLLNRAPTLHRLGIQAFEPVLIEGKAIRIHPLVCSAFNADFDGDQMAVHIPLSIEAQIEAKTLMMAPDNIFLPSSGKPSAVPSQDMTLGLYHLMSDPLYIPEDHGKKTRIFSNTEEVLLALEAGGSYNWYYDPASLDANKGKKKKAPTARRDDYGHGMHTHELIKLRTKNGIIETTPGRVIFNIIVPEELGFRNYSLPKKKMGELVMECYKKLGMEKTVKFLDDLKTLGFAEATKASLSMGICDVCVPEKKGEVLDEAHKRVDVVKKQYEDGIITDGERHSKTISIWNEVADELAEDLFKHLGDVKECAHNPLTLMMDSGARGNRSQVRQLGALRGLMAKPSGEIIESPITSNFREGLSVLEYFISSHGARKGLADTALKTADSGYLTRRLVDVSQDVIVTQKDCGTLNGIEVSEIKQGQEELLPLQDRIYGRTVFDDIYMPGDSTKLLAKSGDTLTREQAEAIDDAGISSLKIRSPLTCEARRGVCVKCYGTNLANGDIVSFGEAIGIIAAQSIGEPGTQLTMRTFHLGGIASSMKSPELIAEQKGVLIYTDIRYVQNKEGHNLILNKNGALNVLRDEGRTIEEYKKLLETKSIEPLQHFTVELGTKVLYEDGAMIKKGDKIADVEQHNVPIICDKPGYVRYEDLVEGISTQKDFNKQTGQTELTIKQHRGELHPQIAIYSDKEGKELVGTYALPSGAILSVKEKEYVEAGKLLARLPRGAIKTKDITGGLPRVAELFEARKPKDSAEIAKLDGIVDFRGVQKNKRIVVVKDEKTGMEEEHLVPHTKHLIVQRGDAVIKGQQLTDGLVIPHEILEVCGIRELQKYLVNQVQEVYRLQGVDINDKHIEIIVKQMLKKVRITDPGDTTLLYGEEVEKHKFYDENSKVMEEGGKPAQATPVLLGITKASLATDSFISAASFQDTTRILTEAACSGKTDHLRGFKENVIMGHIIPGGTGFKKHANADSLLADQEPDMKALFDFESEGLAVVNEQ from the coding sequence ATGTTCGAGGAAAAGCAAAACACAGAAAGTGATTTCGATAGGCTTATGATTAAAGTCGCTTCCGATGACGTTATCCGCAACAAATGGTCACGAGGCGAAATAAAAAAACCCGAGACGATAAACTACAGAACCTTCAAACCAGAAAAAGGCGGCCTTTTTTGTGAGAAAATCTTCGGGCCAACAAAAGACTGGGAATGCGCATGCGGAAAATATAAGAAAATAAAACATAAAGGCATCGTATGTGATAGATGCGGCGTAGAGATAACACTCTCGAAAGTGCGACGCGACCGCATGGCACATATCGACCTCGCCGTTCCTGTAGTACATATTTGGTTCTTCAAAACTACACCATCACGAATAGGAAACGTCCTCGGAATGTCCGGCGCCGACCTCGAACGCGTTATATACTACGAAGAATGGATAGTAACCGATCCAGGACAAACAATACTAGACAGAAAACAGCTGCTTAACGATGCCGAATATGCCGAGGCTAAAGAAAAATGGGGACGCGATGCCTTCGTCGCTAAAATGGGCGCAGAAGCAATATATGATCTTCTTGGTAATGAAGATATGGAAACCCTCCTAAGCACACTCAAAGAAAAACTCCACAAAACAAAATCTGTGCAAGCACGGATGAAGCTAGCAAAACGCCTTAAAATTGTTGAAGGACTCGTCTCCTCGAAAAACCAGCCAGAATGGATGGTTATGTCGTGCGTGCCAGTAATACCACCAGACCTTCGACCTCTAGTACCTCTCGACGGCGGACGCTTCGCAACGTCAGACCTTAACGATCTATATCGCCGCGTTATCAACAGAAACAACAGACTTAAAGCAATACTTAGACTTAAGACGCCAGAAGTCATCGTTAGAAACGAAAAAAGGATGCTACAAGAAGCTGTCGATGCTCTCATCGATAACGGCAGACACGGACACCCTGTTATGGGAGCAGGAAATCGCCCTCTGAAGTCCCTGTCAGAAATGCTTAAAGGTAAACAAGGACGCTTCAGACAAAACCTTCTAGGTAAGCGCGTCGACTACTCAGGACGTTCTGTTATAATGGTAGGACCAGAACTTAAATTCAACCAGTGCGGCCTCCCTAAGCTCATGGCGCTAGAACTCTTTGAGCCGTTCATCGTGAAAAAACTCAAAGATCGACACCACGTCTTTACAATACGCTCTGCAAAGAAAATGATACAGCGGCAGACAGAAGAAGTGTGGGACGTTCTAGAAGAAGTTATTCAAGGACACCCTGTACTACTCAACAGAGCGCCGACACTGCACCGCCTAGGTATACAGGCTTTCGAGCCCGTACTTATCGAAGGTAAAGCAATACGTATACATCCACTAGTATGTTCTGCCTTCAACGCCGACTTTGATGGTGACCAGATGGCAGTACATATCCCTCTTTCAATAGAAGCACAGATAGAAGCTAAGACGCTAATGATGGCACCAGATAACATATTCCTGCCATCGTCAGGGAAGCCTAGCGCCGTTCCTAGTCAGGATATGACACTAGGACTGTACCACTTGATGAGCGACCCACTATATATCCCAGAAGATCACGGGAAGAAAACTAGGATTTTTTCTAACACAGAAGAAGTCCTCCTCGCCCTAGAGGCCGGCGGAAGCTATAACTGGTATTATGACCCTGCAAGCCTCGATGCCAACAAAGGTAAAAAGAAAAAAGCGCCAACAGCACGACGTGATGATTACGGCCATGGCATGCATACCCACGAACTTATAAAATTAAGAACGAAAAATGGTATCATAGAAACAACGCCAGGACGCGTTATCTTTAATATCATCGTGCCAGAAGAACTAGGGTTTAGAAACTATAGCCTTCCAAAGAAAAAGATGGGCGAACTCGTCATGGAATGCTACAAAAAACTCGGCATGGAAAAAACAGTGAAATTCCTTGACGATCTCAAAACTTTGGGATTCGCAGAAGCAACGAAAGCATCGCTGTCGATGGGTATCTGCGACGTTTGTGTCCCAGAAAAGAAAGGAGAAGTCCTTGACGAAGCTCATAAACGCGTAGATGTCGTAAAAAAACAATACGAAGATGGTATCATCACCGACGGAGAACGACACTCCAAAACAATAAGTATATGGAATGAAGTAGCTGATGAGCTCGCCGAAGACCTTTTCAAACACCTTGGCGATGTCAAAGAATGCGCTCATAACCCTCTTACGTTGATGATGGACTCCGGAGCACGAGGAAATAGATCGCAGGTGCGTCAGCTAGGAGCATTGCGAGGACTAATGGCTAAGCCGTCAGGAGAGATTATAGAATCACCGATAACGTCGAACTTCAGAGAAGGACTGTCGGTGCTAGAATACTTCATATCATCACACGGAGCACGTAAAGGTCTCGCCGATACCGCGCTAAAAACCGCAGACTCAGGATACCTAACAAGACGTCTCGTCGATGTATCACAAGATGTTATCGTCACACAAAAAGACTGCGGAACACTTAATGGTATAGAAGTCTCAGAGATAAAACAAGGACAAGAAGAACTCCTTCCTCTACAAGACCGTATCTACGGCCGTACCGTATTCGATGATATATATATGCCAGGAGATAGCACGAAACTTCTCGCAAAAAGCGGCGACACATTGACGCGTGAACAGGCAGAAGCTATCGACGATGCAGGGATCAGCAGCCTGAAAATACGCTCTCCATTGACATGCGAAGCACGCCGAGGCGTTTGTGTTAAATGCTACGGAACAAACCTCGCCAACGGAGATATCGTAAGCTTCGGAGAGGCTATAGGAATAATAGCAGCACAGTCGATCGGAGAACCAGGAACACAGCTGACTATGCGTACTTTCCACCTTGGAGGTATAGCATCATCGATGAAAAGCCCAGAACTCATCGCTGAACAAAAGGGTGTCCTGATATATACCGATATACGATATGTTCAGAATAAAGAAGGGCACAACCTAATACTAAATAAAAACGGTGCCCTTAACGTCCTAAGAGACGAAGGACGTACTATAGAAGAATATAAAAAACTCCTCGAAACAAAATCTATAGAACCGCTTCAGCATTTCACCGTAGAACTAGGAACAAAAGTTCTATATGAAGACGGAGCAATGATAAAGAAAGGAGATAAAATCGCCGACGTCGAACAGCACAACGTCCCTATTATCTGTGATAAGCCGGGATATGTCCGCTACGAAGACCTCGTCGAAGGGATCTCTACACAAAAAGATTTCAACAAACAGACCGGACAGACAGAACTTACAATAAAACAACACCGCGGAGAACTGCACCCGCAAATAGCAATATATTCCGATAAAGAAGGAAAAGAACTCGTCGGAACATACGCATTGCCGTCAGGAGCTATACTGTCGGTGAAAGAAAAAGAATATGTCGAAGCAGGAAAACTCTTGGCAAGATTGCCACGAGGAGCGATAAAGACGAAAGATATAACCGGAGGACTGCCGCGCGTTGCAGAACTCTTCGAAGCACGTAAGCCAAAAGACTCCGCTGAGATAGCGAAACTCGATGGTATAGTAGACTTCCGAGGAGTACAGAAAAATAAACGCATCGTTGTAGTAAAAGATGAAAAGACCGGTATGGAAGAAGAACACCTCGTACCACATACCAAACACTTAATAGTACAACGTGGCGATGCTGTGATAAAAGGACAACAGCTCACCGATGGCCTTGTCATCCCTCATGAGATACTAGAAGTCTGCGGCATAAGAGAACTGCAAAAATACCTCGTTAACCAGGTGCAAGAAGTGTATCGTCTTCAGGGTGTCGATATCAACGATAAACATATCGAAATTATCGTTAAACAGATGCTCAAAAAAGTGCGTATCACCGACCCAGGAGATACAACGCTGCTATACGGCGAAGAAGTCGAGAAACATAAGTTCTATGACGAAAATTCAAAGGTAATGGAAGAAGGCGGTAAGCCAGCACAGGCAACACCAGTGCTTCTAGGTATAACAAAAGCATCGCTTGCAACAGACTCTTTCATCTCGGCAGCATCGTTCCAGGATACTACGCGTATCCTAACAGAAGCAGCATGTTCAGGGAAGACAGACCACCTCCGAGGGTTTAAAGAAAATGTCATCATGGGACATATCATACCAGGCGGAACAGGATTTAAAAAGCATGCAAATGCAGATAGCTTGCTCGCCGATCAAGAACCCGATATGAAAGCACTCTTCGACTTCGAAAGCGAAGGACTGGCAGTAGTCAATGAGCAATGA
- the rpoB gene encoding DNA-directed RNA polymerase subunit beta translates to MKRPPKRVGFVEKKETIDLPNLIEIQVKSYKEFLQMNLLPHEREKIGLQEIFSEIFPIKSYDEKTILEFISYDLGVPRYTPDESIRRGISYNVTLKVKFRLTDETGIKEEEVYMGTLPVMTEDGTFVINGAERVIVSQLHRSPGICFEQHRHLKGMMLYSFRIIPYRGSWLEASFDMNDNIYVYIDRKKRRRKILATTFIRTLGYSSDADIIEEFFDTRRIKIRSEKDFSKLVGRILAEDVANDENEVVYGKAGEKLTTAMLKRMVDAGIKMVRIAEDADENNAIIKMLSKDPTDSYESALKDFYRKLRPGEPATLANARSAMMRLFFDAKRYNLGRVGRYKINSKLGTEVTDETLAVVTLTKEDVINALKYLLKLKRGDEEALVDDIDHLGNRRVRSVGELIQNQCRVGLARMEKIIKERMNLFDFSSDTMTPGKIVSAKGLAGVLKDFFGRSQLSQFMDQTNPIAELTHKRRLSSLGPGGLNRERAGFEVRDVHSSHYGRVCPIETPEGPNIGLIVSLSTYAKINEFGFIETPYCIVRDGVVTDEIEYMTADQEEKCIIAQASAPLDEFRMFAEKHCWARHRGESTEIETSVITHMDVSSKQLVSIVTGLIPFLEHDDANRALMGSNMQRQAVPLLKAEAPIVGTGLEARTARDSGAVIVAEESGTVEYVDGHVIVIAPKKNPLKKKTYDLKKFIRSNSGTCINQQPLCNVGDKIRVGDVIADGPAIDKGEIALGKNVLVAFMPWCGYNYEDAIIISEKLLRKDTYTSVHIEEFELTARDTKLGKEEITRDIPNVSEEALANLGDDGIIRVGAEVRPGDILVGKITPKSETELSPEERLLRAIFGEKAADVKDASLIAPPGTEGVVMDVKVFSRRDRLSKTDDELVEESNRLKDLQQEYHDKLAELQLDRRENLGALLLDEKAAATIIHRTTAEVIIKEGGMYTQELIEVLENEKVEDLLVPKDDVCVMILDILRKYERGIEELETIYKSELETIRKGDAGLDPGVIRQVKVYIATKRKLQVGDKMAGRHGNKGVVSCIIPEADMPYLDDGQTVEIILNPLGVPSRMNMGQLLETHLGFAARRAGIYIKSPVFEGFPEENIWDMMEEQGLPRDGKLILYDGRTGERFDNKVVVGYIYMLKLGHLVADKIHARAVGPYSLVTQQPLGGKAQRGGQRFGEMEVWALEAYGAAHLLQEMLTVKSDDVAGRTRIYESIVKGNNTLSAGTPESFNVLIKEMQGLCLDVRACTAEE, encoded by the coding sequence TTGAAAAGACCGCCGAAACGTGTAGGATTTGTTGAGAAAAAAGAGACTATCGATCTCCCTAACCTCATAGAAATCCAGGTGAAATCGTATAAAGAATTCCTTCAGATGAACCTTCTCCCTCATGAGAGAGAAAAGATCGGTCTTCAGGAGATCTTCAGCGAAATCTTCCCAATAAAGTCGTATGACGAGAAAACTATCTTAGAGTTTATCTCCTACGACCTCGGAGTACCCCGTTACACCCCAGACGAAAGCATACGCCGCGGCATAAGCTATAACGTCACACTGAAAGTAAAGTTCAGACTAACAGACGAGACGGGTATTAAAGAAGAAGAAGTGTATATGGGAACGCTCCCTGTCATGACAGAAGACGGAACTTTTGTTATCAATGGTGCAGAGCGTGTCATCGTATCGCAGCTTCACCGCTCGCCGGGAATATGCTTCGAACAACACCGTCACCTTAAAGGGATGATGCTATACTCTTTCCGTATAATACCATATCGCGGAAGCTGGCTCGAAGCGTCTTTCGATATGAACGATAACATATATGTCTATATCGACAGAAAAAAACGCCGACGTAAGATTCTGGCGACAACGTTCATAAGAACGCTAGGATATTCTTCCGACGCCGATATCATAGAAGAATTCTTCGACACTAGACGTATAAAAATACGCTCAGAGAAAGATTTCTCTAAACTCGTTGGTCGTATCCTCGCCGAAGACGTCGCTAATGATGAGAACGAAGTGGTATATGGCAAAGCCGGAGAGAAACTTACAACGGCAATGCTTAAGCGTATGGTCGATGCAGGAATTAAAATGGTGCGTATCGCCGAAGATGCCGATGAGAATAATGCCATAATAAAGATGCTAAGCAAAGACCCTACAGATTCTTATGAGTCTGCGCTAAAAGATTTCTACCGTAAACTACGACCAGGTGAACCAGCAACCCTTGCAAACGCACGCTCTGCGATGATGAGACTATTCTTCGACGCAAAAAGATATAACCTCGGACGCGTAGGAAGATATAAGATCAACAGCAAACTCGGCACCGAAGTCACCGATGAAACTCTCGCTGTAGTGACTCTTACAAAAGAAGACGTCATCAACGCACTGAAATACCTCCTGAAGCTAAAAAGAGGCGACGAAGAGGCCCTCGTCGATGATATCGATCACCTTGGAAATAGACGCGTACGTTCCGTAGGAGAACTTATACAGAACCAATGCCGTGTAGGATTGGCGCGGATGGAAAAGATAATAAAAGAACGCATGAATCTTTTCGACTTCTCGTCAGATACAATGACACCAGGGAAGATAGTATCAGCGAAAGGATTAGCAGGAGTGCTAAAAGATTTCTTCGGAAGATCGCAGCTTTCACAGTTTATGGATCAAACAAATCCAATAGCAGAACTTACACATAAACGCCGACTGTCGTCACTAGGACCCGGAGGACTTAACAGAGAACGCGCTGGATTCGAAGTTCGTGACGTGCATTCAAGCCACTACGGAAGAGTATGTCCAATCGAAACCCCTGAAGGACCGAATATCGGACTTATTGTTTCGCTGTCGACATACGCAAAAATTAACGAGTTCGGGTTCATAGAAACACCGTATTGTATAGTACGTGATGGTGTCGTCACCGACGAAATAGAATATATGACCGCCGACCAAGAAGAGAAGTGTATCATAGCACAGGCGTCAGCACCACTAGACGAATTCAGGATGTTCGCAGAGAAACATTGCTGGGCACGACACCGCGGTGAGTCGACAGAGATAGAAACATCAGTAATAACTCATATGGACGTCTCGTCAAAACAGCTAGTATCGATAGTGACAGGGCTTATTCCATTCCTAGAACACGATGATGCAAACCGTGCACTTATGGGCTCTAATATGCAGCGGCAAGCAGTGCCACTACTAAAAGCTGAAGCGCCAATAGTAGGTACTGGACTAGAAGCGCGTACAGCGCGAGACTCCGGAGCTGTCATCGTAGCTGAAGAATCAGGAACGGTAGAATATGTCGACGGACACGTCATAGTAATAGCACCAAAGAAAAACCCCCTTAAGAAGAAAACATACGATCTTAAGAAATTTATACGCTCGAACTCGGGGACCTGTATAAACCAACAGCCACTGTGTAACGTTGGTGATAAAATCCGTGTCGGTGATGTCATCGCCGATGGCCCAGCTATCGACAAAGGTGAAATCGCCCTAGGAAAGAACGTCCTCGTTGCCTTCATGCCATGGTGTGGATACAACTATGAAGATGCTATTATCATCTCAGAAAAACTTCTTCGTAAAGACACCTATACATCTGTGCATATCGAAGAATTCGAACTCACAGCACGCGATACCAAGCTCGGAAAAGAAGAGATAACACGCGATATCCCCAACGTCTCCGAAGAAGCGCTAGCAAACCTCGGCGACGATGGTATAATACGCGTCGGCGCAGAAGTCCGGCCAGGAGATATCCTAGTAGGGAAAATAACGCCTAAATCAGAGACAGAACTTTCACCAGAAGAACGACTGCTTAGAGCAATCTTCGGCGAGAAAGCCGCCGATGTTAAAGATGCCTCATTAATAGCACCACCAGGAACGGAAGGTGTCGTTATGGATGTAAAAGTCTTTAGCAGAAGAGATAGACTCTCGAAGACAGACGATGAACTCGTAGAAGAAAGCAATAGACTTAAAGATCTACAGCAAGAATATCACGATAAACTCGCAGAACTGCAGCTCGACAGAAGAGAAAATCTCGGTGCTCTGCTTCTCGATGAGAAAGCCGCCGCAACGATAATACATCGTACTACAGCGGAAGTTATCATCAAAGAAGGCGGGATGTATACACAAGAACTTATCGAAGTCCTCGAAAACGAGAAAGTCGAAGACCTGCTCGTCCCTAAAGATGATGTTTGTGTTATGATCCTAGACATACTTCGTAAATACGAACGCGGTATCGAAGAACTCGAAACAATATATAAAAGCGAACTCGAAACAATACGTAAAGGCGATGCAGGACTAGACCCAGGGGTCATCAGACAAGTTAAAGTATATATCGCTACTAAACGTAAGCTGCAGGTCGGCGATAAGATGGCAGGACGACACGGTAATAAAGGTGTCGTATCATGTATCATCCCAGAAGCTGATATGCCATACCTCGACGATGGACAGACAGTAGAAATAATCCTTAATCCATTAGGCGTTCCTTCACGGATGAATATGGGACAGCTCTTAGAAACACACCTCGGCTTCGCAGCACGTAGAGCAGGGATATATATCAAGAGCCCCGTCTTCGAAGGCTTCCCAGAAGAAAATATCTGGGATATGATGGAAGAACAAGGACTGCCACGCGATGGTAAGCTGATTCTATACGATGGACGTACCGGAGAACGCTTCGATAATAAAGTCGTTGTAGGGTATATATATATGCTGAAACTAGGACACCTCGTTGCCGATAAGATCCACGCTAGAGCAGTAGGACCATACTCGCTAGTAACACAACAACCACTAGGTGGTAAGGCACAAAGGGGTGGACAGCGCTTCGGAGAGATGGAAGTTTGGGCATTAGAAGCTTATGGTGCTGCACACCTACTACAAGAGATGCTTACCGTTAAGTCCGATGACGTCGCAGGACGTACCAGAATCTACGAATCGATAGTAAAAGGCAATAACACGCTAAGCGCCGGAACGCCAGAATCCTTCAATGTCTTGATAAAAGAGATGCAAGGATTATGTCTTGATGTTCGCGCTTGTACCGCCGAAGAATAA
- the rplL gene encoding 50S ribosomal protein L7/L12, with the protein MSKTEELVKELSKLTVLEMAELKKALEEEWGVEAAAAAVAVAAPAEGGAAQEAAEESTEFEVTLVEVPAAKKIAVIKIVRELTGLGLKEAKELVEAAPKVIKESVSKTESEEIVKKIEETGAKVTVKGL; encoded by the coding sequence GTGAGTAAAACAGAAGAACTTGTAAAAGAACTTAGCAAATTGACAGTACTGGAAATGGCAGAACTGAAAAAAGCTCTAGAAGAAGAATGGGGAGTCGAAGCAGCAGCAGCAGCAGTAGCAGTAGCAGCCCCAGCTGAAGGTGGCGCCGCTCAAGAAGCCGCTGAAGAAAGCACAGAATTTGAAGTCACATTGGTAGAAGTCCCAGCAGCGAAGAAAATCGCCGTCATCAAGATCGTAAGAGAACTTACAGGACTTGGACTTAAAGAAGCTAAAGAACTAGTAGAAGCAGCTCCTAAAGTCATTAAAGAGTCTGTCTCAAAGACAGAGTCCGAAGAGATCGTTAAAAAGATCGAAGAGACCGGTGCTAAAGTTACAGTAAAAGGCTTATAA
- a CDS encoding 50S ribosomal protein L10 — MRKEKQLLLDEITDKIDDMPSFVMTRYHKMSANIANDFRGELEKAQGELEVVRKRVLLKALEVAGIEGVDKSLLEGHIGVVFTKEDPVEVAKTIYDFSKGNENSIEVVGGRIEGKLYLADDVERLSKLPSKDQMRAQLIGTLQAPMAQTLSVMNSLLTSVMHCLENKAKKES; from the coding sequence GTGCGTAAAGAAAAACAACTTCTTCTAGACGAAATAACAGATAAAATAGACGATATGCCGTCGTTTGTAATGACACGATATCATAAGATGTCGGCAAACATAGCAAACGACTTCCGTGGCGAACTCGAAAAAGCACAAGGCGAACTCGAAGTCGTAAGAAAACGCGTCTTGCTTAAAGCTTTAGAAGTCGCAGGAATAGAAGGTGTCGATAAAAGCCTGCTAGAAGGACATATCGGCGTGGTCTTCACAAAAGAAGACCCAGTAGAAGTCGCAAAGACGATATATGACTTCAGCAAAGGCAATGAAAATAGCATAGAAGTCGTTGGCGGACGCATCGAAGGTAAACTGTATCTCGCCGATGATGTCGAGCGTCTGTCGAAGCTACCAAGCAAAGACCAGATGCGCGCACAGCTTATCGGTACACTACAGGCACCAATGGCACAAACGCTGTCGGTAATGAACTCACTGCTTACAAGCGTGATGCACTGCCTAGAGAATAAAGCAAAAAAAGAATCATAA
- a CDS encoding 50S ribosomal protein L1, translating into MISKRSKEIKKNVESDKLYTFAEAVDIIKKCPTLKFDETIDMSIKLGVDTRKADQQVRGTVTLPHGTGKTISIVVIAQGDKVQEAIDAGADHVGNKEIIEKIKGGWTGFDVIIATPDMMREIGKLGKILGPRGLMPTPKAGTVTMDVAKAVKEVKLGKIEYKFDKHGVINLAVGKLSFDAENIVDNIKTVLKAIWRAKPAAVKGKYIQSLFISSTMGPGIKIEEKEIQLT; encoded by the coding sequence ATGATAAGTAAAAGATCAAAAGAAATAAAAAAGAACGTCGAAAGTGACAAACTCTATACCTTCGCCGAAGCCGTCGACATAATAAAAAAATGTCCGACATTGAAATTCGACGAGACTATCGATATGTCAATAAAACTCGGCGTCGATACAAGAAAAGCCGACCAGCAAGTGCGTGGAACGGTAACGCTTCCACACGGCACGGGCAAGACAATATCAATAGTTGTCATCGCACAAGGCGATAAAGTTCAAGAGGCCATTGACGCCGGCGCTGACCACGTCGGAAATAAAGAGATTATCGAAAAGATAAAAGGCGGATGGACAGGCTTCGATGTCATCATCGCAACGCCAGATATGATGAGAGAGATAGGGAAACTAGGAAAAATCCTAGGACCTAGAGGGCTGATGCCTACACCAAAGGCAGGGACCGTCACAATGGACGTCGCTAAGGCCGTAAAAGAAGTGAAACTCGGAAAAATAGAATATAAGTTCGACAAGCATGGCGTGATAAACCTCGCCGTAGGGAAATTGTCATTCGATGCCGAGAATATCGTAGACAATATAAAAACTGTCCTCAAAGCAATATGGCGCGCTAAACCCGCTGCCGTAAAAGGAAAATATATACAGTCCTTATTCATATCATCGACAATGGGGCCTGGGATAAAAATCGAAGAAAAAGAAATACAATTGACATAG